The segment CGTCGTCCGAAAGAGCCGGCAATCCTGGCTGAGATCAGCGGCATCATCTCCTTCGGTAAAGAAACCAAAGGCAAACGTCGTCTGGTAATCACGCCAATCGACGGTAGCGATCATTACGAAGAGATGATTCCGAAATGGCGTCAGCTGAACGTGTTCGAAGGTGAACGCGTAGAGCGCGGTGACGTTGTTTCCGATGGTCCAGAGTCTCCACATGACATCCTGCGTCTGCGCGGCGTGCATGCGGTGACCCGCTACATCACTAACGAAGTGCAGGAAGTTTACCGCCTGCAGGGCGTTAAGATTAACGATAAGCACATTGAAGTTATCGTTCGTCAGATGCTGCGTAAAGCGACCATTGCCAGCGCAGGAAGCACTGACTTCCTCGACGGTGAGCAGGTTGAATTCTCACGCGTTAAAATCGCTAACCGCGAGCTGGAAGCTAACGGCAAAATCTCTGCAACGTTTGCACGAGACCTGCTGGGTATTACCAAAGCTTCCCTGGCAACCGAGTCGTTTATCTCTGCGGCATCGTTCCAGGAAACCACGCGCGTACTGACCGAAGCAGCCGTTGCGGGCAAACGCGACGAACTGCGCGGCCTGAAAGAGAACGTTATCGTTGGCCGTCTGATCCCAGCCGGTACCGGTTACGCTTATCATCAGGATCGTATGCGTCGTAAAGCTGCGGGCGAGGCACCAGTTGTGCCAGTCGTCACGGCTGATGAAGCGTCTGCCAGCCTGGCAGAATTGCTGAACGCCGGCCTGGGCGGTAACGACGATTAATCGTCAGCTGCTTATGGCATAGTAAAGACCTCGCTTCGGCGAGGTTTTTTTTCGCCCATAAAAAGTCGACAGGGATATGACGATGTTTAGAAGAACACTTTTGATCGCCGCTGTTCTGATGCCGGCCGTGTCATCGGCTACGCAGGCCGCTGCAACACCTGATGCACCGCTGCAAAAAGTCTTCAGGAACTGGCAGGTGACCTGCAACAACCTCAACGACTGCGACATTCGCAATCTGGATGAGGGGCTGCGTATTATTCTTGAGCGTAAAGCCGGCGCTGACGGCAGCGTTGAGCTGAAATTCCAGGCGTTCGGTAATGACAGTCCCGAAGGGATCTGGCTGGATGGCAAACAATGGCCGACCGATATCACCTTCTCGAAAGCGTCAGACGATGATTTCAATGTGGCTTCCTCCACCCGCCTGGCCACGATCCAGCAGTGGATTCAGGCCAGTAAAAACGCACTGGCGCTGTCACTGTCACCGCAGGGGGATGCTGCTTCCCTCAGTGGGCTGAATGCGGCGCTGCTGCTGGTGGATGAACGCCAGGGTCGACTGAAAAATCAGACCGCTCTGCTGCGGGTCGGTAACAATGAGCCTGCCATGGTGCCAGCACGACCTGCGGCGCCGGCGTTTGATTTTCGCGTACCAGATGTTATGCAGTTGGATAATGCACAGATGTTAATCGATGGAGCAATAAAAACGAATTCGGCACTGTTAGAAAAAGAAAGCTGCGAGCCGAATGCGGAGAACCGCGGCCGCAGCGAAGCGCAGCCGCTGAATGATAAACAGGCGCTTGTGCTCCTTAACTGCGGACTTGGCGCGTATCAGTCCTCCAGTATGTTGTTTATCAGCGATCGTACCGATCCCACCCGATCGGCGTCGCTAACGTTGCCACTGCCTTTGCCGGGTGAAAATGGCCAGCCGGAAATGCTTAGCTGGTTTACCGAAGCCGAGTATGACCCGAAAACGGCGACGTTGTTCTTCTCAGGGCGCGGGCGCGGTATTGCTGACTGCGGTCATAGCGGCAGTTGGAAATATGACGGGAAAACATTTCATCTGGCCAGCTATAACAGCCAGCCCTCCTGCAACGGCGGAGAGCCCGGTGACTGGCCCTCTGTCTGGGTGACGGCAGGATCCGGGCAATAATTTACGACGAAATAAGCGAGCCACCGTCGGGCAGCCCGCTGGTAATAAAAAAAGAGCAACGGAGACAGGACATCTCCGCTGCCCCGGGCGCGCGATCCGCCCAAGCCACATCACTTATAGTGCCGGACATCATGGCAGGTCAGCCCGATGTCCTTCAGCTGCGCATCGCTCAGCCGGGAGAGAATTTTTCGGGTGCATGCCCGCATACGCTGCTGCTGCCAGTGGCGGTAAGGAACGATAAAGATCGCTTTGATCAAACCCCAACTGAATGGTTTAGCTGCTCTGTTTTCTTGAAACTCCATCATTTTCCCCTCAGTGCCGCGGTGTATGAACAGTATTCTGTCGCAGGAGGCATAAATGATACAGATGCAGAAATACTGTTTTATTGACATACAGATGCCGTGATACGCTGACTGAATGGTCATAAAGACGCTAATCTGTACTGGTTTTTGTTCCGGGATAGCGATGAGGGGGATACGATGACGCGTTACCAATATCTGGCCGATCTGCTGGCGCAGCGCATAGAGCAGGGTCTTTACCAGGCGGGAGAGCGGCTGCCGTCGGTGCGGCTGCTAAGCAGTGAGCACGGCGTCAGCATCAGTACGGTTCAGCAGGCTTACTATCTGCTGGAAGAGAGGCAGCTCATCACCCCGCAGTCGCGATCGGGATACTTTGTCACGCCGCGCAAGGCCGCTCCACCGGTCCCGGCGATCACCCGACCGGTCCAGCGACCGGTTGAGATCACCCAGTGGGATGCCGTGCTCCACCTGCTCGAAGCGCGATCCGATGAGCAAATGCTCCAGCTGGGCAGCGGGATGCCGGACGTCGGGCAGCCCACGCTGAAACCGTTATGGAAATCCATTAGCCGGGTTGCTCAGCAGCAGGATGAACGGCTGCTGGGCTATGACACGCTGTATGGGATCCCGGAACTGCGTGAACAGATTGCGCGCCTGATGATCGACAGCGGCTGCCAGCTGGAGGCGGATGACATCGTCATCACTACCGGCTGCCATGAGGCTTTGTCGATATCGATACGCGCGGTTTGCCAGCCTGGCGATATCATCGCCGTTGAGTCGCCAACGTTTCACGGCATCATGCAAACCCTGCGCGGATTTGGCATTCGGGCGATAGAGATCCCCACCGATTCCTGCAGCGGCATCAGTCTTGAAGCGCTGGAGCTGGCCTTTGAGCAATGGCCAATCAAAGCCGTGGTGGTGGTGCCAAACTGTAATAACCCGCTGGGATTTATTATGCCGGAGCACCGCAAGCGCGCCCTGCTGACGCTGGCACAGCGTTTTGATGCGGCAATTATTGAGGATGATGTGTACGGCGAGCTGGCTTTTGACTATCCGCGGCCGATTACCATCAAGTCGCTGGATACCGATGGCCGCGTTTTGCTCTGTAGTTCATTCTCAAAAATTCTGGCTCCGGGACTGCGGGTGGGCTGGGTGGTACCGGGACGCTATTTCGACCGCGTGCTGCATATGAAGTACATCGTCACCGGGTCGACAACAACGCTGACGCAGATGGCGGTTGCCAGCTTTATTCGCCAGGGTTACTACCAGCCACACCTGCGGCGTATGCGTATCACCTATCAGCGAAATCAGGAGATTTTCACCCGCCTGGTACGCCAGCATTTTCCCTGCGGTATTTGCGTCACTCGTCCTCAGGGGGGCTTTCTGATCTGGGTTGAACTACCGGAAGCGTTTGATTCACACCGGCTCAATGCTGAACTGCGTGAGTCCAAAATCCAGATTGCCGTCGGTTCGCTGTTTTCCGCCTCGGGCAAGTACCGCAACTGTCTGCGGCTGAGCTATGCCCAGACCTGCACGGACAAAACCGAACGGGCACTGGCTATCCTGGGTGCTGCCGTCGAGAGGGCGATGCAATACTGTTCGCCGGTATGTGAACGGACGATGGTCGAAGACGTTCAGGAAGAAGGCAGGGCCAGCGAGAAGGAACAGCGCTGACCCTGGCTGACGGCGGAACTGCCGCCTGCGCAGTGAATATAGCAGCATCCGCCGGGGGGGAAAGCCGCAGAGACTGGGCCTGCGGCGTGGCTTCATGACTGCTTATCGCCGTTGCGACACCTTACATTTTATTGTGCAGCGCCTTGCGGAGATTCAATCAGATCCAGCAGCCGGCGGGTTGCCGCCTGCCAGTCGTCCGCTTTGGTGATAGCACTGACCACCGCCACGCTGCCGACGCCGGTTGCCAGCACTGCCGGGACGCGATCGATGCTGATACCCCCAATCGCCACGGTTGAGACACCCTGCAAACGCTGAATGTGACGGGTCAGTTCGACCAGCCCCTGCGGCGCAGATGGCATATCTTTGGTCTGCGTAGGGAAGACATGGCCCAGTGCGATGTACGAAGGCTGAACGGCCAGTGCGCGATCCAGCTCGGCATCATCGTGAGTAGACAGTCCCAGCCGCAGCCCGGCAGCGTGAATCGCATCAAGGTCGGCGATATCCAGATCTTCCTGCCCCAGGTGAACGCCATAGGCCTGATGTTTGATCGCCAGACGCCAGTAGTCGTTAATAAACAGCCTCGCCTG is part of the Erwinia sp. SLM-02 genome and harbors:
- a CDS encoding DUF1176 domain-containing protein; translated protein: MFRRTLLIAAVLMPAVSSATQAAATPDAPLQKVFRNWQVTCNNLNDCDIRNLDEGLRIILERKAGADGSVELKFQAFGNDSPEGIWLDGKQWPTDITFSKASDDDFNVASSTRLATIQQWIQASKNALALSLSPQGDAASLSGLNAALLLVDERQGRLKNQTALLRVGNNEPAMVPARPAAPAFDFRVPDVMQLDNAQMLIDGAIKTNSALLEKESCEPNAENRGRSEAQPLNDKQALVLLNCGLGAYQSSSMLFISDRTDPTRSASLTLPLPLPGENGQPEMLSWFTEAEYDPKTATLFFSGRGRGIADCGHSGSWKYDGKTFHLASYNSQPSCNGGEPGDWPSVWVTAGSGQ
- a CDS encoding DUF1127 domain-containing protein, which encodes MMEFQENRAAKPFSWGLIKAIFIVPYRHWQQQRMRACTRKILSRLSDAQLKDIGLTCHDVRHYK
- a CDS encoding aminotransferase-like domain-containing protein produces the protein MTRYQYLADLLAQRIEQGLYQAGERLPSVRLLSSEHGVSISTVQQAYYLLEERQLITPQSRSGYFVTPRKAAPPVPAITRPVQRPVEITQWDAVLHLLEARSDEQMLQLGSGMPDVGQPTLKPLWKSISRVAQQQDERLLGYDTLYGIPELREQIARLMIDSGCQLEADDIVITTGCHEALSISIRAVCQPGDIIAVESPTFHGIMQTLRGFGIRAIEIPTDSCSGISLEALELAFEQWPIKAVVVVPNCNNPLGFIMPEHRKRALLTLAQRFDAAIIEDDVYGELAFDYPRPITIKSLDTDGRVLLCSSFSKILAPGLRVGWVVPGRYFDRVLHMKYIVTGSTTTLTQMAVASFIRQGYYQPHLRRMRITYQRNQEIFTRLVRQHFPCGICVTRPQGGFLIWVELPEAFDSHRLNAELRESKIQIAVGSLFSASGKYRNCLRLSYAQTCTDKTERALAILGAAVERAMQYCSPVCERTMVEDVQEEGRASEKEQR
- the thiE gene encoding thiamine phosphate synthase yields the protein MSRGPFPATDARLGLYPVVETVEWIARLLDFGVRTIQLRIKDRQDEEVEQQIAEAIALGKRYQARLFINDYWRLAIKHQAYGVHLGQEDLDIADLDAIHAAGLRLGLSTHDDAELDRALAVQPSYIALGHVFPTQTKDMPSAPQGLVELTRHIQRLQGVSTVAIGGISIDRVPAVLATGVGSVAVVSAITKADDWQAATRRLLDLIESPQGAAQ